AACCCACTTGTTCATAATTACATAATAAAATAATCAACTCACCAAGTTCATCAGCACCATCAGAAAGCAAAATATGGAGTAGCAACAACATAAAGAGGGAATTTTCGGTGAATGGTGAGACCAGTGGATTTAGTCATGTCTAAATCTTGTATCGTTGCTACACCATCCAATTTCCAATCAAAGTTATGCAACAACTTAGCCAATGCAAGCTCATCATTGCTTATTGCAAACTGAATCCCTTGACATATTCTCCAACCTGATCCAAATGGTATTAATTCAAAGTTTTGTCCTTTGTAGTCTATACCATTATTCAAGAATCTTTCTGGCAAAAACTCCTCAACTCGATCCCATAATGTAGGGTCTCTTCCTATTACATTAGTATTGATTATCACTTGAGTTCCTGCTGCAACATTAAatccttttattttcatatcttGGGTTGCAACTCGAGGAATCTAGAGATCATCTTCTGTTATTTCTGATTTGTTCTGGGCGATTTCTCttatttcattttgaagttTCTTCATCGCTTCTGAATGCCTTAAGAGCTCTATCATTACCAATTCCAATAAAAGGTATGTTGTGTTTGTACCTGCTGAAAAAACACCATGCCAGAAACACAATACAAAACGATTGATTGTTAGAATCTTTCATTCCCTTAAATTATCATGTAAAGAAAACGAAATTCCTttcattctttctttttatcatgatatgggacttttttttttgatagaaattgagACGAGATAGACCTTGAGCGGATATGGGACTAATTAAAGTAAGAAGTTATTAACTTCATTGTCGGATTAATCCAATCTATAGTCTTTAAATTCCAGAAATTCTAAAATACTCCCCTTATGCGTACTCTTAACAAAAAAATACTATGAACAACTTAGTCTAAGAGGCTTTAATACAATGTCAATGAACTAAGCAATTTAAAAACTTGAACTAAGGCAACCACTTGGGACCAGACTATAGGTCCTAACTAACTCGGGACTATAACCAgattgttggatcaaataaataaactttcacatGTAACAGAGGAAtagtataattgctggaagaaaattATCTTGCCTTACTACTTGTATTGACAGTgattttcacctggtcagtgactgaccaaCTGAATTTGGTCAGTTACTATTAGATCTAGGATGTGTAAATCTAATCCATACGATTGTTTTAATCTCCACCATATGATTTTAACAAGCTTAAATCTAACGGTAACTGACCAAATTCACGtggtcagtcactgaccaggtgaaaactactgcttgtattgataggtatttatacaTTACAGacatgactcttagtaaacaacattaactctctataaatacagatgaCTCTTTGTGAAACAATACAACTCTTGATAAATatagaaatgactcttggacaatacactgaaccaaattaaagactattaattataagtttattatttcaacacactcctttaaacttataattttttttatcccttagtaacACAAAAAAAGTCCTTAATCTGTTGACATCTTCAAACTTCCATTTATCATTGATCTCTTCACTCTAGCCGCCATCATCCATATTATTATCTCCATCGTTTTCTTCGAAATTCATCATTGACACCTTCATTGTGGCTTCCATCATCCCCATTAGTATCtccatcattttcttcttccttgtcATCTTCGTTATCTTCCTCATGGCCATCATCAGTACCATCATCATCACTATTATCACTATCAACTGGTATTTTGGATTTTGGATGAGACACATAACTAGTAGTTCTTTCACTCTTTCCACATGAACTTGATACAACATTACTCATACCAATGACCTCGAGTTCTTTCActctttcctttctcttttcaacttccTTGACTTCTTTTTCATATGCTTTTGATGACAATCCTTCTTTGGAAAATATCTCATTGAGTTCCTTGATTAGCTTAGCCTCACGTTTGTTCTCAGGCACTTGCTTGATTTTATCAGAGGCTTTCTCAATACCTTCTGCACTTCTGTTGTCCTTTGCTTCTTCTTCCACATGCTTGCTTTGCTTCTCGCTTGATGCTTTGACTTCATTTTCAAtcatctttctctttttagataCTTCTGAATTTTGCACCTTTTGCTTTTCACTAATTTTATTCTTTGGTTTTACTTCATCTCTATCTTCGTTGTCCTCATCAATCTCTCTGTCTGAAGACTCTGAATTCTCATTAACCCATAGAAATGTCTCATCTAACAGATTGCTTATATATTTCTTATATGGATCAAGTGCAAATTTATAGTCCAATTGGCTTTAATATAAGAATCTTTCTTCAATATGGCCTTGGTAATGCTGCTCTTACTTGGAACTTCTTTCTTCTTACTGACTGGATCAGTTTCTGGCAAAAAGCCAATCACAGGAGAATCTTCTGatttctcctcatcatctgatacATTTTCTTGTACCTTAATTTCTCCTAAATCCTCAGaattctcatcatcatcattttctAAGGATTCCACCAGACGTTGCATGACAAATTTCTTTTGTACATCCAAAGCATATTTCTACAATCCCAAATCATTTTCCAACAACCTCCTGATCTCCTCGAAGGTTAAAGAATCGACTTGTTCTTTGATGTGATTAATGCAAGAGCATATAGCTTTCCAAATCTCGGACTTGATCTCCCATGAATCAATCGTGATTTCTCTTTGCATCATGATTCTCAATTTTCAGAAGAATTTTtgtctggctctgataccaatttgttggatcaaataaataaactttcacaggtaacagaggaagagtataattgctggaagaaaattctcttgccttactacttgtattgataggtatttatacaTTACAGACTCTTAGTAAAcaacattaactctctataaatacagatgaCTTTTTGTGAAACAATACAACTCTTGATaaatacagaaatgactcttggacaatacactgaaccaaattaaaggctattaattataagtttattatttcaacacataTCTCAAAGAACCTCTAGAAAGAATGGAAACAAATGGACACGAAATCTACAGGTGTGGTATGCCTCATAGATAATGAAGGCATTGCTCGATATTCGACTATTCACTTGGATCTCGGGCCCAAGATCCTCTAGTGTATAATTCCCTCCAACTTGATATACAATAGCTATTAAGGCCACATCTTTAGGCGGTAATATGCTAGAAAATTTGTCAACAATGGAAACTTTTTTCGAACGCATCGGTGATGGCAGTGCTCGAATCTACTGCCCAACATGCTCCAAGGATTTATTTCattggaaaaagagaaaaaaaagtcTAAAAAGCTCTAAACAGGGTGATTGGATAGGTGAACTGAAATGAGACacaatgaaaataaataaaatacatacatgaaagaaaaaaaagaagaattatGAAGTGTGACTAAGCCGAAGATCCATTATGGGACTCAAACCCTAGTAAACTATAGTTTTTGCACCTTATAGTCAAGGAGTACTGAATACGAAAAGTTCCCTATGACTCAACACAAGTTTATATACTTTTTGGTCAATATATGTGACTTTCAGTTTTAAATCAAACATTAATCAACAacaattaaatatcaaataagtGTAAAAGACAGAAGTCACTAAAAACTCCTCTGCACACCAATGCTTGAAATGAGAGTAAACAAGGGGTGAGAGAACATTTGTTTCATACCAAATATAAACAGAAGTCCAATTCATAGCCCATCAAAATATAAAAGGCTCAATAACATAAGGAATCTCATAAGGAGTCGGAACGACATAACCGCCACACCGCTCAGTCCATAGGCAGAACTGTACTTTCATACATTAGGCAACCTATAAATGGGTAACATTTGCTTTGAGTCTTTATTATGGCAATATTCCACTTTTATTCGTCATTAAATTTGGCATCAGAGTGTACTCTGAAGGTCTATTCCACACATGTGAGCAAATACTAGAATTTTACTCAGAAAATTAGACCAGACCCAACACCCATCAACTCATTTAACATGTTAGGATACTTATGTTTTTGTAAATAAACCATTTGATTAAAAAGTTTAGGGCCACAGGTAAGGTTCAAAAATATGGTTCAGTATTATTATCTCAGGTAACTAATTTATTAGTTTCTATATTTTGACCAACACAGTAGGCGGTATTATATTTGTTGAGTTTGAGGGTGGGCTAAGTGATAAAACCGGACAAGTTCAAAGGCGACTCAGGTATTAAGTTTTTTAGAAACTTATATAATTGAGTATTTGTATAATAATTCAAAAGTAGCTGGATATGATTGGGAATGAAAGAAGAGGTACTTACTAGGATGATGGCCTTGATTGCAGTTCTAAGATTGTCTATCTCTTATTTACAATGTGTATATTAACTAGTGAAAATGTTGCTTGATAACCTATCAATTAAATACATGAAAACTTTTATATGCGCATGTAGTTGTATCatgtatttaattaattatcttaTTGAGTTGGCAGCTCACTCCTTGCCACCACTATCTTACAAATTAAGTGATTAGCGACCGTGGTCTCAGATCAGTCAATATGTGGAAATATCATGTTTAGAATGGTTTCTATTAGATTAGCTTTATTTTAAGATTATGAGACTTTTAAGATTATCTTTGTGAAGTTTAATGTTATAAATATTCTTTTTGTTGGAAATTATGTTTTGGGTTGAAGTGAATACTTGACATATacttattatttataaatttaacttTTCAAGCAGTAACTATATTTATTAGAATTGTATTGGTTTCTTATTTGAACTCATAGTTTTGTTTTATATATCTAGTTTTAGAGATATTCAAAATGTTGGAAAAATCATATACATATATAgtagtaataataatattatgaaaaaaaaaccatTGATATTGTATGATGTGAACAAAGTTCCCATTATTTATGTTTAGCATTTCATTGACTGGATCATAAAATACACTTGACATAATTTTGAGCAATatgaagaaaatatataaaagaaaaaaaattacatagcCACATTAGGAAGATGGATATGGAGTAGCAATTGCAAGAAGAGGGATTTTTTTGTGGGATGTGGTACCATCTGTCTCGGTCATATCTAAATCATGTATTGTTTCTACACCATGCAATTTCCAATCAAATTTATGCAATAATTTTGCCAATGCAAGCTCATTTGTGGTCATTGCAAACTGAATTCCTGGACAAAGTCTCCTACCAGCTCCAAATGGTATCAACTCAAAGTTTTGTCCTTTGAAATCAATGGTACTATTCAAGAATCTTTCTGGTACAAACTCCTCAGCTCGATCCCATAATGCAGGATCTCTTCCTATTGCATAAGCACTGATAATCACTCGAGTTCCTCGTGCAATATTAAACCCTTGTACTTTCACATCTTGGGTTGAAACTCGAGGAACTAGTAATGGAAGCGGAGGATGCAAACGTAGAGTTTCTTTTATAACTGCTTTTAAGTAAGAGAGTTTATGGAGATCATCTTCTATTATTTCTGATTTGTTTTTGGCGATTTCTCTTATTTCATTCTGAAGCTTCTTCATCGCCTCTGGATGCTGTAAGAGCTCTGCCATTACCCATTCCAAAGCAGCGTATGTAGTATCTGTACCTGCGGAAATTATATCCTACCAGAAACACaagaaaatttatttattagaaTCTTTTACCttaaatttcttttcttttttcatgaAGCTATAATTAACTTGGGAGGAAAAGGAATAGTTACTTACAACGAGGATAGCCTTAATGCTAGTTTTATCAATAGGAAAACCAacaatattttctttttgaatcCAAAGTAAAACGTCAACGAAATCCTTATATTTGGATTCACCTTTCCAATTATCTTTAGCAACATGTTCATCAACTACACTGTCAAAGAACTCATCACACTCTTTAGCTGCTTTCTCAGCTTTAGCATACAAACCTTTAACACTACTGACCCAACCAAGCCATGGAATAAAGTCCCCAACATCGAAAAACCCAAAATTTTCGCCACTGGTTCTTATTAGATCTTTAATGCTCGTTCCTCCTACTGCTTCTCCGTACTTCCTCCCTAAAGCTATTCTACACACTATATCCTTAGTGGTATTCCCCAAGATTTCACTTAAATTGACAggcaaggaagaagaagatttaATGTGCTCAATCATTGAATTTATCTCTTCTTCCCTTACATGTTTATAGGATTGTACCCTTCTGGTACTTAATATATGAAGAACAGCTATGCTTTTCATCTGTCTCCAGTACTCCCCATATGGACCAATGACGATACCTTTCTGGTCATATGTAACTATTTTGAGAATTTTTGATTGAGGCCTGTCTGAGAAGATAATATCATGGGTTTTCATGATCTCACGAGCCATGTCTGCTGATGAGATAACAAGAGCTGGAACGCTACCCAGGTGAAGCAACATGATGGGGCCATAGGTTTCAGCCAATTTTCGAAGAGTACGATGAGGATACGAGCTGAATTGGTGAAGATTTCCTATGATTGGAAAGGTAGGTGGAGAAGGCGGTAGTAGACCAGACTTCTTTTTGCGAAATGAAGACCATTTCAGCAGGATGAGTAAGAAAGATAAAGCTAAGAAAAAGGATGTTATGGTTAATGGGAAGGAGGAAGAGGTTACATTTTCTTCTGATAAGCTTAAACCAGAcattttcttctcctttttgtgaatatttgtttcTATGTTAGGTTTAGAGAAGGGGTTagtttttatagataaattgcAAGATGgattttaatagttttaaaAACGGGATACATCTGTGAACAGTTTTTAATGGTAGTAGATCTGATTACAAGTCAACTGATCCAAATTTAGCGGTATGAACAGTATATATGAGTTTATTTTATGTACTGCAAAGTCTTTGCATTTTATGTACCGCAAAGTCTCTCTTTTGAGCTTGTTTTTTAGTACACTAAAAAAGTTTCTATATGAGTTTATTTTAATCGGAACTATGAACAGTATTATGGCTTAATGCTAATCAAGCTTGTGTCTCCTTATTCTCCATTTGAaggaattaattaatattattcaATGAATAATCAAAGGGAAATAGAAGACATGAAAGAGGTAAATGAAAAGCAGGAAACACAAGTGAAAAAAGATGATGAGGTAGAATCAGAAAGAATCGGTCAATGCACTACACAGATCACAATTAAAGGACATGAATATGAGGTAGAATCAGAATGAATTTGTCCACCAACTGGTATATATAAACCAGTTGTTTGTATAAATTAGAactaaactaaattataaattagtttttaaaattttaaattttatttggatTTTGCGGATTCTTCGTCATCCGTGGGCATTTATGCAGACATATATGGgtactaaattttttttgtggATTCCTCAAAATCGTCCTTGAAAATATTAGGGATGGAATGGGGATAACCCTTCCCTGCTCCGCCCCAGAAAATATTGGGGACCCCATGTGAATTCGTATCAACCCAGAGAACGGGTTTCGCCAAGATTTTcagtaaaaaaaactttaaaataaaacagAGTTTGATATTTTTATTCCGAAGCCTCCGGCTCTGGCATGCCACTGAAACGAACACAAGACTTTAGCAAGCCACCCAATGTAGGACGATTAACTCTCATTCGTTCTAGCTACTCCATGTTGGCCTTAAAAGCacctatttttctttcttcatagAGATGTAGAGGTTACTAAGACTACTTCTAGTGCCAAATTACAAAGTTTGTAACTTCTTAGGTGCCACATAGGACAAGTAACATCCCATTAAAATGAattgttattttaaaattttatggggTAAGAAAATAGTTAATTACTTAATAGGGACTAAAAATATAGATTTTCAGAAAGCAAAAGCAGAATTATTGCTCCTTTATGAGGTACCAGACGCGCCTCATATAGCGCCTCCCGTGATGGTCACTGTTGGGCTTCGCCCAAATAAAACTTATGAAAAAAAAGCCCAtgtctttgatttttttttaagatggaAAGTATcacacattgctttcaaagcactcgGTGGAGATACTTATTAAGgaggtcctcacatgcttggggtgtgccccaaggggtacccacttttgtgaaagggtgaggatcTACCTccttggttgaccaccacacgcGTGCCACCGTCCGTCTGACCGAACCGGGTTGGTGTGgtgtaaataatataattttttattgaaaaattaataatatttttattattattttattaaattcgttttttattttttatttaatttagctgTCTCTGATTAAGTCTTTGTGAACGTTATTCATAACGTTTATTTTACTGAACGTGTCTCTCTCACAAACCCAGTCTTCTCCACCTTCCTGATTTTCCTCCCACCTTGTTCTCCTGTAAATCAGAGCTCAACAGCTCTatttttctatataaataggTGGTGTGAGACTGTCATTAGATACAATTAAtttcattctttttgtatttcgaAACTGAGCATATTGAGAGTGTAGACAGAAACGATTTTGTACGGTTACAGTACAAAATCGTATTACAAAGGgttgttttatcctggaggcgaccggagttcatactgCTTGCAATTTTCCGGCAGTTCcacgaacgtcttaaagaaagcgacattgtccgcgactctgcccatttattttttgttcGGTATCCTGCTGTTTTTTATATTCAAGTTCCAACCGTCACTCTCTCCTACG
The DNA window shown above is from Euphorbia lathyris chromosome 1, ddEupLath1.1, whole genome shotgun sequence and carries:
- the LOC136232814 gene encoding cytochrome P450 736A117-like, with the translated sequence MSGLSLSEENVTSSSFPLTITSFFLALSFLLILLKWSSFRKKKSGLLPPSPPTFPIIGNLHQFSSYPHRTLRKLAETYGPIMLLHLGSVPALVISSADMAREIMKTHDIIFSDRPQSKILKIVTYDQKGIVIGPYGEYWRQMKSIAVLHILSTRRVQSYKHVREEEINSMIEHIKSSSSLPVNLSEILGNTTKDIVCRIALGRKYGEAVGGTSIKDLIRTSGENFGFFDVGDFIPWLGWVSSVKGLYAKAEKAAKECDEFFDSVVDEHVAKDNWKGESKYKDFVDVLLWIQKENIVGFPIDKTSIKAILVDIISAGTDTTYAALEWVMAELLQHPEAMKKLQNEIREIAKNKSEIIEDDLHKLSYLKAVIKETLRLHPPLPLLVPRVSTQDVKVQGFNIARGTRVIISAYAIGRDPALWDRAEEFVPERFLNSTIDFKGQNFELIPFGAGRRLCPGIQFAMTTNELALAKLLHKFDWKLHGVETIHDLDMTETDGTTSHKKIPLLAIATPYPSS